The following coding sequences are from one Brooklawnia cerclae window:
- a CDS encoding ABC transporter permease subunit: protein MPIRHWGRWIASALVAFLVAQFLWSLITNSRYEWGVFAEYFLSPAVLRGLVNTLLLTVISITGGFVLGTALATFRLSGSPLLATVAWWYIWLFRSVPVLVQVLVWYNLGYLYPTLGLGTPFTEDFWLVSFPTVQLFTGFAAVAVGLTLNQAAYSAEIIRAGIISVDQGQLEAAAALGLPRRKRFFRIILPQAARAILPNFFNSLVGQVKETSVGFIVALPELFYTVQVIYGRNQRIIPLLLVAVAWYAIVTTALTIAQFYIERRYARGSVRELPLTPPQRFRQAVAALWRRLGDSPPSTATEKGHDS, encoded by the coding sequence GTGCCGATTCGGCACTGGGGGCGCTGGATCGCATCGGCACTCGTTGCTTTCCTGGTCGCACAGTTCCTGTGGTCGCTGATCACCAATTCGCGCTACGAGTGGGGGGTCTTCGCCGAGTACTTCCTCAGCCCCGCGGTGCTTCGCGGTCTGGTGAACACGTTGCTCCTCACCGTCATCTCGATCACCGGCGGGTTCGTGTTGGGCACCGCTCTCGCGACGTTCCGGCTGTCAGGCTCACCTCTGCTCGCCACGGTCGCGTGGTGGTACATCTGGCTGTTCCGTTCGGTGCCCGTACTGGTCCAGGTCCTGGTCTGGTACAACCTGGGATACCTGTATCCGACCCTCGGCCTGGGCACACCGTTCACCGAGGATTTCTGGCTGGTCTCGTTCCCCACGGTTCAGTTGTTCACCGGATTCGCCGCGGTCGCCGTAGGGCTCACGCTCAATCAAGCCGCCTACTCCGCCGAGATCATCCGCGCCGGCATCATCTCGGTCGATCAGGGGCAACTCGAGGCCGCAGCGGCGCTCGGGCTTCCTCGCCGCAAACGGTTTTTCCGGATCATCCTGCCGCAAGCGGCCCGCGCCATCCTGCCCAACTTCTTCAACAGCCTGGTAGGGCAGGTCAAGGAGACCTCGGTCGGCTTCATCGTCGCCCTTCCGGAGCTGTTCTACACCGTGCAGGTGATCTACGGCCGCAACCAGCGCATCATTCCCCTGCTACTGGTCGCCGTCGCGTGGTATGCGATCGTCACCACCGCACTGACGATCGCGCAGTTCTACATCGAGCGGCGGTACGCCCGGGGTTCGGTGCGTGAGCTACCACTCACGCCACCACAACGCTTCCGCCAGGCGGTCGCGGCGCTCTGGCGGCGACTGGGCGACAGCCCGCCGTCCACCGCCACCGAGAAGGGGCACGACTCATGA
- a CDS encoding amino acid ABC transporter ATP-binding protein: protein MTSVRLRRETPVPTARHEGLGQVVVENVWKSYGQTLVLRGVSLTVDPGEVVGIIGPSGSGKSTLLRTINHLETVDRGSVTVDGTYIGYERKGGRLHELPERDVLKRRTEVGLVFQNFNLFPHLTALQNVTEAPVDLGRVAKTQARIEALQLLERVGLADHAGHYPRQLSGGEQQRVAIARALALHPKVLLFDEPTSALDPELVGEVEDVIRDLAHEGTTLIIVTHEIGFVREISDRIVFLDHGEVLEEGTPEQVLDHPRHHRAQEFIAKVR from the coding sequence ATGACCTCCGTGCGGTTGCGTCGAGAGACGCCAGTTCCAACTGCCCGTCACGAGGGCCTCGGTCAGGTTGTCGTCGAGAACGTCTGGAAGTCCTACGGGCAGACCCTCGTGCTCAGGGGGGTGAGCCTGACCGTGGACCCGGGCGAAGTCGTCGGCATCATCGGGCCGTCGGGATCAGGCAAATCGACATTGCTGCGCACAATCAACCATCTGGAGACGGTCGATCGCGGGTCGGTCACCGTCGACGGCACGTACATCGGCTACGAGCGCAAGGGCGGTCGCCTCCACGAACTGCCGGAGCGCGACGTGCTGAAACGTCGTACGGAGGTCGGGCTCGTCTTCCAGAACTTCAACCTGTTCCCGCACCTGACGGCCCTCCAGAACGTGACCGAGGCTCCGGTGGACCTTGGCCGCGTCGCAAAGACCCAGGCGCGTATCGAGGCCCTGCAGCTTCTCGAAAGAGTCGGGCTTGCCGACCATGCCGGCCACTATCCACGGCAGCTGTCGGGCGGGGAGCAGCAACGGGTCGCCATCGCGCGGGCGCTCGCGCTGCATCCGAAGGTGTTGCTCTTCGACGAACCGACCAGCGCCTTGGACCCCGAGCTCGTGGGCGAGGTCGAGGACGTGATCCGCGATCTCGCCCACGAGGGAACCACGCTCATCATCGTGACGCACGAGATCGGGTTCGTACGCGAGATCTCGGATCGAATCGTGTTCCTGGACCATGGCGAAGTCCTGGAGGAAGGCACTCCTGAACAAGTCCTGGACCATCCGCGGCACCACAGGGCACAGGAGTTCATCGCCAAAGTGCGATGA
- a CDS encoding transporter substrate-binding domain-containing protein codes for MAINKRQIGLLVATALVVVVAAGGVAYAITNIRESDQVSTEQQVAAAVEFDLTSKNVEGRPHIGAVPEAVEALKASGFQPIEAGKLTVVGTAGSGGAPLGLLASDDNQTRIGSEADFGALIAEGLGLEYQQAVTSWSDWPLGIQSGKYDLVTSNVTVTEERKELYDFASYRKDLLGFYVRQDSEITKLESADDISGLTIVVGSATNQEKILLNWNASLEADGKAPAELQYYDDNAAGTLAVASGRADAIFGPNATGAFNAASTGDTKLVGTVDGGWPESAPIAAGTKKDNGLIEAVNIVLNKAIEGGQYQEILKRWGLEAEAVDSSQINPPGLPESTK; via the coding sequence GTGGCAATCAACAAGAGACAGATCGGGCTACTGGTCGCGACCGCGCTCGTGGTCGTAGTGGCAGCCGGCGGGGTCGCCTACGCGATCACCAACATACGTGAATCCGACCAGGTGAGCACCGAGCAACAAGTCGCCGCGGCCGTAGAGTTCGACCTCACATCCAAGAACGTTGAGGGACGTCCTCACATCGGAGCGGTCCCCGAGGCCGTGGAGGCGCTGAAAGCGAGCGGATTCCAACCGATCGAGGCCGGCAAACTCACGGTGGTCGGAACGGCTGGGTCGGGCGGGGCACCGCTGGGCTTGCTCGCCTCCGACGACAACCAGACTCGAATCGGTTCCGAGGCCGATTTCGGGGCGCTCATCGCCGAAGGCCTGGGCCTGGAGTACCAGCAGGCGGTTACCTCGTGGTCCGACTGGCCGCTGGGAATCCAGTCGGGCAAGTACGACTTGGTCACGTCGAATGTGACCGTCACGGAGGAGCGCAAGGAACTCTACGACTTTGCCAGTTACCGAAAGGATCTCCTGGGGTTCTATGTGCGGCAGGACAGCGAGATCACCAAGCTCGAGTCAGCCGACGACATATCCGGTCTGACCATCGTGGTCGGTTCGGCGACCAACCAGGAGAAGATCCTGCTGAACTGGAACGCTTCGTTGGAGGCCGACGGCAAGGCCCCGGCAGAACTCCAGTACTACGACGACAACGCGGCCGGGACGCTGGCCGTCGCGTCCGGGCGCGCCGACGCGATCTTCGGGCCGAATGCCACGGGCGCGTTCAACGCTGCCTCGACCGGTGACACGAAGCTGGTCGGCACCGTCGACGGGGGCTGGCCCGAGTCGGCACCGATCGCTGCCGGCACCAAGAAGGACAACGGCCTGATCGAAGCGGTGAACATCGTGCTGAACAAGGCGATCGAGGGTGGCCAGTACCAGGAGATCCTCAAGCGCTGGGGGCTGGAGGCCGAAGCCGTCGACTCCTCGCAGATCAACCCGCCCGGCCTGCCCGAGTCAACGAAGTAA